The proteins below come from a single Thalassomonas actiniarum genomic window:
- a CDS encoding RebB family R body protein has translation MSSFKINSISPLGPDDSQYSVDMIDTMFADSLSRGMQNAIVSQQNAQMASSASITNACARILQALTAPAITEKRK, from the coding sequence ATGAGCTCTTTTAAAATCAATAGCATTAGCCCGTTAGGGCCGGATGATAGTCAATATTCAGTTGATATGATAGATACCATGTTTGCAGATAGCCTTTCTCGGGGGATGCAAAACGCCATTGTTTCTCAACAAAATGCACAAATGGCCTCCTCGGCATCGATAACGAATGCTTGTGCAAGAATTCTCCAGGCTCTTACAGCCCCGGCAATCACCGAAAAGCGGAAATGA
- a CDS encoding tetratricopeptide repeat protein: MKTFQTVFNNLTPQSLRDKSVLFDEIGYVQQRQGDLSQALKSYQASLSIAEQLAKTDPGNAQWQRDLSVSYDNIGDVQQRQGDLSQALKSYQASLSIREQLAKTDPGNAQWQRDLSVSYNKIGDVQQRQGDLSQALKSYQASLSIREQLAKTDPGNAQWQRDLSVSYDNIGDVQQRQGDLSQALKSYQASLSIREQLAKTDPGNAQWQRDLSVSYNKIGDVQQRQGDLSQALKSYQASLSIAEQLAKTDPGNAQWQRDLSVSYNKIGDVQQRQGDLSQALKSYQASLSIREQLAKTDPGNAQWQRDLSVSYEKIGDVQQRQGDLSQALKSYQASLSIAEQLAKTDPGNAQWQRDLSVSYNKIGDVQQRQGDLSQPLKSYQASLSIREQLAKTDPGNAQWQRDLSVSYNKIGDVQQRQGNLSQALKSYQASLSIAEQLAKTDPGNAQWQRDLSVSYNKIGDVQQRQGNLSQALKSYQASLSIAEQLAKTDPGNAQWQRDLSVSYDNIGDVQQRQGDLSQALKSYQASLSIREQLAKTDPGNAQWQRDLSVSYDNIGDVQQRQGDLSQALKSYQASLSIAEQLAKTDPGNAQWQRDLSVAFERIGDLEAVNGNIGTAITYYERSYPVAESLAERFPNNNQFQSDFEITRKKLEYLRNKQTQ, translated from the coding sequence TTGAAAACCTTTCAAACAGTCTTTAATAATTTAACACCTCAATCACTAAGAGATAAAAGCGTTTTATTTGATGAAATAGGTTATGTTCAGCAGCGACAGGGCGACCTGAGCCAGGCCCTGAAAAGTTATCAGGCATCTTTGTCAATAGCAGAGCAGCTGGCCAAAACCGACCCTGGCAATGCCCAGTGGCAACGTGACCTGAGTGTTTCCTATGACAATATAGGCGATGTTCAGCAGCGACAGGGCGACCTGAGCCAGGCCCTGAAAAGTTATCAGGCATCTTTGTCAATCAGGGAGCAGCTGGCCAAAACCGACCCTGGCAATGCCCAGTGGCAACGTGACCTGAGTGTTTCCTATAACAAAATAGGCGATGTTCAGCAGCGACAGGGCGACCTGAGCCAGGCCCTGAAAAGTTATCAGGCATCTTTGTCAATCAGGGAGCAGCTGGCTAAAACCGACCCTGGCAATGCCCAGTGGCAACGTGACCTGAGTGTTTCCTATGACAATATAGGCGATGTTCAGCAGCGACAGGGCGACCTGAGCCAGGCCCTGAAAAGTTATCAGGCATCTTTGTCAATCAGGGAGCAGCTGGCCAAAACCGACCCTGGCAATGCCCAGTGGCAACGTGACCTGAGTGTTTCCTATAACAAAATAGGCGATGTTCAGCAGCGACAGGGCGACCTGAGCCAGGCCCTGAAAAGTTATCAGGCATCTTTGTCAATAGCAGAGCAGCTGGCTAAAACCGACCCTGGCAATGCCCAGTGGCAACGTGACCTGAGTGTTTCCTATAACAAAATAGGCGATGTTCAGCAGCGACAGGGCGACCTGAGCCAGGCCCTGAAAAGTTATCAGGCATCTTTGTCAATCAGGGAGCAGCTGGCTAAAACCGACCCTGGCAATGCCCAGTGGCAACGTGACCTGAGTGTTTCCTATGAAAAAATAGGCGATGTTCAGCAGCGACAGGGCGACCTGAGCCAGGCCCTGAAAAGTTATCAGGCATCTTTGTCAATAGCGGAGCAGCTGGCTAAAACCGACCCTGGCAATGCCCAGTGGCAACGTGACCTGAGTGTTTCCTATAACAAAATAGGCGATGTTCAGCAGCGACAGGGCGACCTGAGCCAGCCCCTGAAAAGTTATCAGGCATCTTTGTCAATCAGGGAGCAGCTGGCGAAAACCGACCCTGGCAATGCCCAGTGGCAACGTGACCTGAGTGTTTCCTATAACAAAATAGGCGATGTTCAGCAGCGACAGGGCAACCTGAGCCAGGCCCTGAAAAGTTATCAGGCATCTTTGTCAATAGCAGAGCAGCTGGCGAAAACCGACCCTGGCAATGCCCAGTGGCAACGTGACCTGAGTGTTTCCTATAACAAAATAGGCGATGTTCAGCAGCGACAGGGCAACCTGAGCCAGGCCCTGAAAAGTTATCAGGCATCTTTGTCAATAGCAGAGCAGCTGGCGAAAACCGACCCTGGCAATGCCCAGTGGCAACGTGACCTGAGTGTTTCCTATGACAATATAGGCGATGTTCAGCAGCGACAGGGCGACCTGAGCCAGGCCCTGAAAAGTTATCAGGCATCTTTGTCAATCAGGGAGCAGCTGGCCAAAACCGACCCTGGCAATGCCCAGTGGCAACGTGACCTGAGTGTTTCCTATGACAATATAGGCGATGTTCAGCAGCGACAGGGCGACCTGAGCCAGGCCCTGAAAAGTTATCAGGCATCTTTGTCAATAGCAGAGCAGCTGGCTAAAACCGACCCGGGCAATGCCCAGTGGCAACGTGACCTGAGTGTTGCCTTTGAGCGCATAGGCGATTTAGAAGCAGTAAATGGAAACATAGGTACGGCTATCACCTATTATGAAAGAAGTTATCCTGTTGCAGAATCATTAGCTGAGAGATTTCCAAATAATAATCAATTTCAGTCAGATTTCGAAATAACAAGAAAAAAATTAGAATACTTACGTAATAAACAGACTCAGTAG